In Paludibacter propionicigenes WB4, the genomic window TGATTGATAACTCCAAACTACCTACTACCGACAACAAACTGCCAACTAAGACATGTCTATTCAATCGAACATACAATCTATCCGGACACACATTCCATCGCATGTGCGCCTGGTTTGTGTCTCTAAATTTAATCCCAACGAATCTATTTTAGAAGCTTATGAAACAGGTGAAAGAATTTTTGGCGAAAGTAAAGTTCAGGAGTTATGTGGCAAATATGAAACCCTCCCAAAAGATATTGTTTGGCATTTTATTGGGCATCTCCAAACTAATAAAATTAGGTATATTGTTCCTTTTATTTCATTAATTCACGGTGTCGACTCGTATAAACTGCTGACTGAGATTGATAAACAAGCTGCTAAAGCGGGCAAAACGGTACACTGCCTGCTACAAGTTCATATAGCTCAGGAAGAAACAAAGTTTGGACTTTCGCCCGACGAACTATTGGAAATGTTTGAAGCGGGAGCCTGGAAACAGCTCAAAAACATACAGATCTGCGGACTTATGGGCATGGCAACCTATACCGTAAACAAAGATCAGATTCGCCGCGAGTTCAACGGATTGAAAACACTTTTCGATCAGGTTAAACAGCAGTATTTCAGCAACGAGACTTCTTTTTGCGAACTATCCATGGGTATGTCCGACGATTTTCAGATTGCCATCGAAGAAGGAAGCACGCTCGTTCGTGTCGGGAGTTCCATTTTCGGACACAGAAACTACTAAAACACAAAGAATGTTGGTTTAAACCAACAAAATACATACATTTGTGTTATAAACATTCACTTTACTACTTATCTACATGGCTCAATTGCTTTTTACTATCATAATCGTCATCCTCATTGCCGACTTCATGCTGGAGCGATACCTCGCATTTCTAAACATCAAACAATCCGGTAAAGAACTTCCTCTACTGCTACGGGATATATACGATACCGAGAAATATGCAAAACAACAGGAATACTTCCGCACCAACTCGCGGTTTGGCATGCTGACCAGCAGCTTTAGTTTTGTAATCATTCTGCTAATGCTTATTTTTAATGGATTTGCATGGGTGGATGGTTTAGTACAACAGCAGGTACAAAGCCCGATATGGACTCCTGTATTGTTCTTTGGAATTCTATATTTTGCCAATGATATACTGAGCATACCATTTGATCTATATGACACCTTTGTGATTGAGCAAAAGTTTGGATTCAATAAAGTAACTCCCAAA contains:
- a CDS encoding YggS family pyridoxal phosphate-dependent enzyme — encoded protein: MSIQSNIQSIRTHIPSHVRLVCVSKFNPNESILEAYETGERIFGESKVQELCGKYETLPKDIVWHFIGHLQTNKIRYIVPFISLIHGVDSYKLLTEIDKQAAKAGKTVHCLLQVHIAQEETKFGLSPDELLEMFEAGAWKQLKNIQICGLMGMATYTVNKDQIRREFNGLKTLFDQVKQQYFSNETSFCELSMGMSDDFQIAIEEGSTLVRVGSSIFGHRNY